Proteins encoded by one window of Passer domesticus isolate bPasDom1 chromosome 10, bPasDom1.hap1, whole genome shotgun sequence:
- the LOC135309349 gene encoding uncharacterized protein LOC135309349, with amino-acid sequence MAGRFFSLFKCFRGKTKKGPGAASGEQPEEPEQIQTLQDDAAVERTQEQQSSRGRFRRTAQMFQKFPCIRRRETNTTAVEGPAEPYLGLTQLQAEPDVSPDSGGLSQDLDTSGTETWAQDLPTSVTEDAVITNTDNEETEALKNTGAMPTPLVVCASTVDFFLDSGVPYQQQVPAMVKNIHQSLMSHVTVDARLQSDIVRLAEEHPADVALTLLHCAPTCDRYGAHVP; translated from the exons ATGGCAGGAAGATTTTTCAGCCTGTTCAAATGCTTCCGGGGGAAAACTAAgaaaggccctggagctgcttcaggAGAGCAGCCTGAAGAGCCAGAGCAgatccagacactgcaggaTG atgcagccgtggagcgcacacaagagcagcaatccagccgtggccgcttccgcagaacagcgcag ATGTTCCAAAAATTCCCGTGCATTCGCCGTAGAGAGACCAACACCACTGCAgttgagggcccagctgagccttacttggggctgacccagctccaggcagagcctgatgtcagcccaGATTCAGGTGGGCTCTCACAAGACTTGGACACCTCAGGGACTGAAACGTGGGCACAGGATCTCCCCAcatcagtgactgaggatgcaGTCATAACAAACACTGACAATGAAGAGACTGAGGCCTTGAAAAATACTGGTGCCATGCCCACTCCCCTTGTGGTTTGTGCTTccactgtggattttttcctgGATAGTGGTGTTCCTTATCAGcagcag gtgccagccatgGTGAAGAACATCCACCAGAGTCTCATGTCCCATGTCACTGTGGATGCCAGGCTGCAAAGTGAcattgtgaggctggctgaGGAACACCCTGCTGACGTGGCGCtgaccctcctgcactgtgccccaacgtgtgacaggtacggggcccaCGTGCCgtga